One stretch of Paenibacillus sp. AN1007 DNA includes these proteins:
- a CDS encoding SDR family NAD(P)-dependent oxidoreductase translates to MEQLLKYIIENTSGGKIDKKTAIDMITLLKQQKQNQREDIAIVGISAHMPMADHVEAFWHNIENKVNSIVEFPEARQADVLNYVRFKQQEEVGLRFIKGSYLEEIDKFDYRYFKLTPKEASLMSPDQRIFLQTAWEAVEDAGYGGTSLSGTNTGLYVGYYSSTRDNYANIIADVEPESISMSVTGNVTAVLAGRISYLLNLKGPSMVVDTACSSSLVAVHMACQSIRSGECDAAIAGGVKVNTLPVFNKYEQFGIESSDGETRTFDDASDGAGVGEGVAAILLKPLSQALKDGDHIYAVIKGTAANQDGTSIGLTAPNPRAQSEAIIRAWEEAGIDPETIRYIEAHGTATELGDPIEIKGITNAFEQFTSRKQFCAIGSVKSNIGHLYECAGVTGLLKAVMALKHRKLPPSLHFAKPNRNIRFEQTPVYVNTELRPWDTEEGVPRRCGVSAFGFSGTNCHVVLEEAPEAAAVQESGDASVSSSHLFVCSAQTEKALKRLIQSYRGFLKERPEIPLENICYTAAAGRGHYEYRMSVVVKDTGELMQLLEQPWEQLKTQRGVYIGGQVVHAAGIEDTAAEERARIRRHSTQAQERIKQLGEPPSAWDEAVLGELASSYVQGANADWAQLYQGRKIRKLSLPTYPFEPSRCWIDIHDPSAVRLQDYFHTVKWVEDQGSAAEAVSTDSSTNSILIIGDGNEWEQNLAEALRNEGCQVIQVQPGSRFEQISDKRYAVGSPGPDMYTELLEKFSDGDIAEIIYSSMVGKSAYPSDLDSLEAVQKEAFYSPVYLIQALMARGFAEEIRLTLLAEYAGQVTGSEKAIAPHNALLMGLGKVIQQEYGHIQCRFIDMDTSASVEDICRERGIRGETYAVSYRDGKRYTEVFTEIDLNEKENVPFQIRPGGLYLVTGGTSGIGLETAKFLARSSKSVKLALIGRTILPSREQWKDLLHAGDNPHCAKMQGILDLEAAGAVVEYFSTDLADEKGMAQVIRDITTRHGNIHGVIHGAGIPGDGFIYRKSSEEFQTILGPKVKGTWMLEKLTQDQDMDFMMIFSSGISVIGEIGQGDYTAANCYLDSFAAWRSSTGRRTLSIDWVSWKETGMSVDFGINVDGMFKTIPTADGIKAIEAAMNRSLSRIFIGAMNYGSKHLAALGQFPFRLSDKLQAGVKHSKELADQGTQRHANRTVPQEKHTGPVDLSGKEAGAYSETEQQVARIYSEILGYQEINIYDNFFDLGGNSIMLIRMHERLNEEFPGKVKIAHLFAHTSIHKLALHVNQGREKQAASANTPSPGEGEVKKQVAKEDEAIAIIGIAAEMPMADTAQQYWDNVVNGVDCTVDFPDARKKDMDAYHRWMNARLGSDKEVQYLQGAFLDNIDQFDYQYFRLSPKEAGLTDPIQRLFMKTSWHAVEDAGYGGRIEGTNTGVYMGFASSLNDSYLKMICDLDPYQYPMSIVGNITAMMPTRIAYPLDLKGPTMVIDTACSASLVATHLACQALRNGDCEMAIVAGARISLSPLDHDYLKVGIESSDGLTRPFDQDADGSGLGEGGAAVILKPLSRAIEDKDNVYAVIKGSAINQDGASIGITAPNPEAQTEVIVKAWEDAGIDPSTIGYVETHGTATKLGDPIEMDGLTTALRRYTDKNQFVAISSVKSNVGHLFEAAGVGSLVKAAMALKHRVLPPTLHFEKPNAVIPFQDSPLYVNTKARSWEGNGAPLRCGVSAFGFSGTNCHLVLEEPPVIQERFIPRKAEIFTLSAKNRQSLLAMIDQYIRFISEHQQTISLKNICYTVNTGRWQHVHRIAFAVVDISDLLRKLQSLAVSGLASESTGEQLYYGMHKVVTEKSDAAGSELTGQEKSELNRKGKDCLSRYLESSDEGLMQELTQKLCSMYAAGSDLDWKLLYENEEIRKISLPLYVYDNTRCWVDLPEPSLVSSHVGVHAVPEAYELVWKPAAGNSDAAVGSQLTDPAEGKTLVILDGSDAASRIVSHMEQTGVEVYSILQNDTLLSLPDTHDISDVDIYIRALQQAGIEQVSRVIYLNGAGDDDSSENDASDVDVESFTSILNKRVYAFYRWIRALVSSNLSSPVDLVLISREVNSIHGRERIRPYLSSAFGMGRVVGKENLHIQCRCIDMDAATPLDTLVQEITTPSAYYEVAFRDGVRYVQQFRELQAPEAAPANIVFDNDGVYVITGGTGGIGLETAKYMAAGQPVNLALISRTPMPAREDWDAVVAAQSSLKVIHQITTIRDLESRGHHVSCYAADVSDLNSMRVLLDQLRDQYGRIRGIVHGAGVGSSELIINRSQTGFNEVFYPKVYGTWVLDQLTQQDQLDFMVLYSSIASIFSAPGQADYIAANAYLDAYADYRTKLGKRTLTVQWSTWKETGMSADHGFAVDTLFKAMPTAQAIRQLAHVMQQPAVKRVLIGEIHYEGQLISSLAKSPFDLSSEIRLQLDQRIKQLESKRAASSLKTSVTGEVTLVGKADGVYTETERTLASICQTMLGFQEIHVGDSFFEMGADSIVLIQVHARIDQQFPGLTKVTDLFANSNITRLARFMDEQSESKAQDMEQDLKRVIDQMESGDVTLQQALNNLINL, encoded by the coding sequence TTGGAACAGCTGCTTAAATACATTATTGAGAATACGTCCGGCGGCAAAATTGACAAAAAGACAGCGATAGATATGATTACACTGCTCAAACAGCAGAAACAGAATCAGCGTGAGGATATTGCCATTGTGGGCATATCTGCGCATATGCCGATGGCGGATCACGTCGAAGCCTTCTGGCATAACATTGAGAACAAAGTAAATTCTATTGTGGAATTTCCTGAAGCGAGACAAGCGGATGTTCTTAACTACGTGCGTTTCAAGCAGCAGGAAGAAGTCGGGCTTCGTTTTATTAAAGGTTCCTATTTGGAAGAAATAGACAAGTTCGATTACCGCTATTTCAAGCTGACTCCCAAGGAAGCATCACTGATGAGTCCGGATCAGCGGATTTTTCTCCAGACAGCCTGGGAAGCTGTAGAAGACGCCGGGTATGGAGGGACTAGCTTATCAGGCACGAACACCGGATTATATGTAGGATATTACAGCAGTACGCGTGACAATTACGCCAACATCATTGCTGATGTGGAGCCTGAATCCATCTCCATGTCGGTGACGGGAAATGTGACTGCTGTACTGGCAGGGAGAATATCCTACCTTCTCAATCTGAAAGGTCCAAGTATGGTGGTGGACACGGCATGTTCATCCTCTTTGGTAGCAGTGCACATGGCTTGTCAATCCATCAGAAGCGGAGAATGCGACGCCGCGATAGCCGGTGGAGTGAAGGTCAATACGCTGCCTGTTTTTAATAAATACGAACAATTTGGCATTGAGTCTTCCGACGGAGAGACCCGCACGTTCGACGATGCTTCGGATGGAGCCGGTGTAGGTGAAGGGGTGGCAGCCATTCTGCTGAAACCTTTGAGCCAGGCTTTGAAAGATGGGGACCATATCTATGCCGTAATCAAGGGAACCGCCGCCAATCAGGATGGGACATCCATTGGACTTACCGCTCCGAATCCGCGTGCCCAATCGGAAGCGATTATTAGAGCCTGGGAGGAAGCAGGGATCGACCCCGAAACCATTCGATATATCGAAGCGCATGGTACAGCAACAGAGCTTGGTGACCCGATCGAAATTAAGGGGATCACCAATGCTTTCGAGCAATTTACGTCACGAAAACAATTTTGTGCGATAGGTTCAGTTAAATCCAATATCGGACACTTGTATGAATGTGCAGGTGTCACAGGGCTTCTCAAAGCAGTGATGGCTTTGAAACATCGGAAACTTCCGCCCTCTCTTCATTTTGCCAAACCTAACCGCAATATTCGCTTCGAGCAGACACCGGTATATGTGAACACAGAACTTCGGCCGTGGGATACGGAAGAAGGCGTACCGAGAAGATGTGGTGTGAGTGCCTTCGGGTTCAGCGGGACCAACTGTCACGTGGTACTTGAAGAAGCTCCTGAAGCTGCAGCTGTACAGGAGTCCGGAGATGCATCTGTCTCCAGCTCGCATCTGTTTGTATGTTCAGCACAGACGGAAAAAGCCTTGAAACGGCTGATCCAGAGTTATCGCGGCTTTCTGAAGGAACGTCCGGAAATTCCGCTTGAAAACATATGTTATACGGCAGCAGCCGGTAGAGGACATTACGAATATCGCATGTCTGTGGTTGTAAAGGATACAGGGGAACTGATGCAGCTGCTGGAACAGCCTTGGGAACAGCTGAAAACGCAGCGAGGGGTGTATATCGGTGGACAAGTCGTCCACGCTGCGGGGATTGAGGATACGGCAGCGGAAGAGCGGGCACGTATCCGCCGTCATTCCACCCAGGCGCAGGAGCGAATCAAGCAGCTCGGAGAACCCCCCTCCGCTTGGGATGAAGCAGTTCTTGGGGAACTTGCTTCCAGCTATGTACAGGGAGCCAATGCCGATTGGGCACAGCTGTATCAAGGAAGAAAGATACGGAAGCTGAGTCTGCCGACGTACCCGTTCGAACCCAGCCGATGCTGGATTGATATTCATGACCCTTCTGCCGTCCGTTTACAGGATTATTTCCATACTGTGAAATGGGTGGAGGATCAGGGCTCAGCTGCTGAGGCCGTCTCCACAGATTCATCCACGAATTCGATCCTGATTATTGGAGATGGAAACGAGTGGGAGCAGAATCTTGCTGAAGCACTGAGAAATGAAGGCTGCCAAGTCATTCAGGTGCAGCCGGGGAGCCGATTCGAGCAAATATCGGACAAACGGTATGCTGTTGGCAGTCCCGGACCGGATATGTATACCGAACTGCTGGAGAAATTTTCAGACGGGGATATCGCTGAAATTATCTATTCATCCATGGTTGGCAAATCCGCTTACCCGAGTGATCTGGATTCACTTGAGGCTGTGCAGAAGGAAGCCTTCTACTCGCCGGTGTATCTGATCCAGGCATTAATGGCTAGAGGGTTTGCCGAAGAGATTCGATTGACCCTGCTTGCTGAATATGCCGGTCAAGTTACAGGAAGCGAAAAGGCGATCGCACCTCACAATGCACTGCTGATGGGACTCGGGAAAGTCATTCAGCAGGAATATGGACACATACAATGCAGGTTTATTGATATGGATACGTCCGCCTCTGTTGAAGATATTTGCAGGGAGAGAGGTATCCGTGGTGAAACGTATGCTGTTTCGTATCGTGATGGAAAACGGTATACCGAAGTCTTTACAGAAATTGACTTGAATGAAAAAGAAAATGTACCCTTTCAGATCAGACCTGGGGGATTATATCTCGTCACAGGTGGTACAAGCGGGATTGGTCTGGAGACAGCCAAGTTTCTCGCTCGCTCATCCAAGTCTGTAAAGCTTGCGCTGATCGGACGAACGATATTGCCGTCAAGAGAGCAGTGGAAGGACCTGCTGCATGCCGGGGACAATCCGCATTGTGCCAAGATGCAGGGTATTCTTGATCTTGAGGCTGCAGGTGCTGTAGTGGAATATTTCAGCACCGATCTGGCTGATGAGAAGGGGATGGCACAAGTCATTCGGGACATTACCACGCGTCATGGAAACATCCATGGCGTTATTCATGGTGCGGGTATTCCCGGTGATGGCTTTATATACCGTAAAAGCAGTGAGGAATTTCAGACGATTCTGGGACCGAAAGTGAAAGGGACCTGGATGTTGGAGAAACTTACACAGGATCAGGATATGGATTTTATGATGATATTCTCATCGGGGATATCAGTGATTGGTGAGATTGGGCAGGGGGATTATACAGCAGCCAATTGTTATCTGGATTCTTTTGCCGCATGGCGTTCAAGCACAGGACGCAGAACATTATCGATCGACTGGGTGTCATGGAAAGAGACCGGGATGTCGGTAGACTTTGGCATCAACGTGGACGGGATGTTCAAAACGATTCCTACAGCGGACGGTATTAAAGCTATAGAAGCAGCAATGAATAGAAGTCTCTCACGCATATTTATCGGGGCGATGAATTACGGAAGCAAACATTTGGCTGCACTGGGACAGTTCCCGTTTCGGCTTTCTGACAAGCTGCAGGCTGGGGTGAAGCACAGCAAAGAGCTGGCCGATCAAGGAACACAGCGTCATGCAAACCGGACTGTACCACAGGAGAAGCATACTGGTCCTGTAGATTTGTCAGGTAAAGAAGCTGGAGCCTATTCCGAAACAGAGCAGCAGGTCGCCCGCATATACAGTGAAATCCTAGGTTATCAGGAGATCAACATTTACGATAACTTTTTTGATCTTGGCGGGAATTCCATCATGCTGATTCGTATGCACGAAAGACTGAATGAGGAGTTTCCGGGTAAAGTGAAGATTGCTCATTTGTTTGCGCATACGTCTATCCACAAACTGGCTCTGCATGTGAATCAAGGAAGAGAAAAGCAGGCTGCATCGGCAAATACCCCTTCGCCGGGAGAGGGAGAGGTCAAGAAGCAGGTGGCGAAGGAAGATGAGGCAATTGCCATTATTGGCATTGCTGCTGAAATGCCGATGGCCGATACAGCGCAGCAGTACTGGGATAACGTTGTGAACGGCGTAGACTGCACGGTTGATTTTCCGGATGCCCGAAAAAAGGATATGGATGCGTATCACCGATGGATGAATGCCAGGTTGGGTTCTGACAAAGAAGTCCAGTATCTGCAAGGCGCTTTCCTGGACAACATTGATCAGTTCGATTACCAATATTTCAGACTTTCTCCCAAGGAGGCCGGTCTGACGGACCCAATCCAGCGTTTATTCATGAAGACATCATGGCATGCGGTTGAAGATGCGGGGTACGGCGGACGAATTGAGGGAACTAACACAGGCGTTTACATGGGATTTGCAAGCAGCTTGAATGATTCCTATCTGAAGATGATCTGTGATTTGGACCCCTATCAATACCCGATGTCCATTGTGGGCAACATCACCGCCATGATGCCTACTCGCATTGCTTATCCACTGGATCTCAAGGGACCAACCATGGTGATTGATACCGCCTGCTCGGCGTCCCTTGTGGCGACACATCTGGCCTGCCAGGCTCTGCGTAACGGAGACTGCGAGATGGCTATTGTTGCTGGTGCCCGAATTAGTCTCAGTCCGCTCGATCATGATTACCTGAAAGTAGGTATCGAATCTTCGGATGGTTTAACCAGACCTTTTGACCAGGATGCAGATGGTTCGGGCCTCGGAGAAGGCGGTGCAGCAGTGATCTTGAAACCGCTGAGCAGAGCAATAGAAGACAAGGACAATGTTTATGCGGTCATTAAGGGCAGTGCCATTAATCAGGATGGTGCCTCCATCGGCATCACCGCCCCTAATCCCGAAGCGCAGACAGAGGTTATTGTGAAGGCATGGGAGGATGCCGGAATTGATCCCTCGACAATCGGTTACGTGGAGACTCATGGTACAGCAACCAAACTGGGTGATCCGATTGAGATGGATGGGCTTACTACAGCTTTGCGGCGGTACACGGATAAGAATCAGTTTGTTGCCATCAGTTCAGTGAAGTCCAACGTAGGGCATTTGTTTGAAGCTGCTGGTGTAGGCAGTCTGGTAAAAGCGGCGATGGCGCTGAAGCACCGGGTGCTGCCTCCGACCCTTCATTTTGAGAAACCTAATGCGGTCATTCCGTTTCAGGATTCGCCGCTTTACGTCAACACCAAGGCAAGGTCGTGGGAAGGGAACGGAGCACCTCTTCGCTGCGGTGTAAGTGCGTTTGGTTTCAGTGGAACGAACTGCCACCTGGTGCTTGAAGAACCTCCAGTTATACAGGAGCGCTTCATCCCGAGGAAAGCAGAGATATTCACGTTGAGCGCCAAGAACCGTCAATCTCTGTTAGCCATGATCGATCAATATATACGTTTTATTTCTGAACATCAGCAGACAATTTCGCTCAAAAATATATGTTATACGGTGAATACCGGACGCTGGCAGCATGTCCACCGCATTGCTTTTGCAGTGGTGGATATCTCTGATCTGCTCCGAAAACTGCAATCGCTCGCTGTTTCCGGCCTTGCATCCGAGTCAACTGGCGAACAGTTGTATTACGGAATGCACAAAGTCGTCACAGAGAAAAGTGATGCTGCGGGCAGTGAATTAACAGGGCAGGAGAAGTCGGAATTGAATCGGAAGGGGAAGGACTGTCTGTCCCGTTATCTGGAATCCTCTGATGAGGGGCTGATGCAGGAGCTGACACAGAAGCTGTGCAGCATGTATGCTGCGGGCAGTGATCTGGATTGGAAGCTGCTGTATGAAAACGAAGAGATTCGTAAGATCAGTCTGCCTCTGTATGTATATGACAACACACGATGCTGGGTGGATCTTCCCGAGCCATCTTTGGTGTCTTCACATGTCGGTGTCCACGCAGTACCTGAAGCTTATGAGCTTGTGTGGAAGCCTGCAGCAGGAAATAGTGATGCAGCAGTCGGTTCGCAGCTGACTGACCCGGCTGAAGGCAAAACACTCGTTATTCTCGATGGTTCTGATGCGGCATCACGGATTGTATCCCATATGGAACAGACAGGTGTGGAGGTCTATTCGATTCTTCAGAACGATACGCTGCTCTCACTTCCAGATACTCATGATATATCTGATGTCGATATATACATCCGGGCTTTACAGCAGGCAGGCATCGAGCAGGTGTCGAGAGTGATATATCTGAACGGTGCTGGTGATGACGACTCTTCCGAAAACGATGCATCCGATGTAGATGTAGAAAGCTTTACTTCAATACTAAATAAACGTGTATATGCGTTCTATCGATGGATTCGAGCCTTGGTATCCAGTAACTTGAGCAGTCCTGTCGATCTGGTATTGATCTCCCGCGAGGTGAACAGCATCCATGGCAGAGAACGTATCAGGCCGTATCTGTCCTCGGCGTTTGGCATGGGGCGGGTCGTCGGCAAGGAGAACCTGCATATTCAATGCCGCTGCATTGACATGGATGCGGCCACGCCTTTGGATACGCTGGTGCAGGAGATAACGACCCCATCCGCTTATTATGAGGTTGCCTTCCGGGATGGGGTCCGATATGTGCAGCAGTTCAGGGAGCTTCAGGCACCAGAAGCTGCACCAGCCAACATTGTATTTGATAACGATGGCGTATACGTGATTACAGGCGGCACAGGTGGAATTGGATTGGAGACGGCCAAATACATGGCTGCAGGTCAACCGGTGAATCTTGCGCTGATCAGCCGTACACCTATGCCGGCACGTGAGGACTGGGATGCGGTAGTGGCAGCACAGAGCAGCCTGAAAGTTATACATCAGATTACGACCATTCGTGATCTCGAAAGTCGGGGACACCATGTCAGCTGTTATGCTGCAGATGTATCCGACCTGAATTCGATGCGTGTGCTTCTGGACCAACTGCGGGACCAATACGGAAGGATCAGAGGAATTGTTCACGGAGCAGGTGTGGGGAGTTCAGAACTGATCATTAATCGCTCGCAGACCGGATTCAATGAAGTGTTTTATCCGAAAGTTTACGGGACATGGGTGCTGGATCAGCTTACCCAGCAGGATCAACTGGATTTCATGGTGCTGTACTCGTCTATTGCTTCTATCTTCAGTGCACCAGGTCAAGCGGATTATATTGCAGCCAATGCTTATCTGGATGCTTATGCCGATTACAGAACCAAACTTGGCAAACGCACATTGACCGTGCAGTGGTCCACCTGGAAAGAGACCGGGATGTCCGCAGACCATGGTTTTGCTGTAGATACGCTGTTCAAAGCCATGCCAACGGCACAGGCGATACGACAGTTGGCTCATGTCATGCAGCAGCCAGCGGTGAAGCGGGTATTGATCGGAGAAATTCATTATGAAGGTCAGCTGATTTCTTCACTGGCCAAAAGTCCATTTGATCTTTCATCCGAAATTAGGCTGCAGCTGGATCAGCGGATCAAACAGCTGGAGAGCAAACGTGCTGCTTCTTCCTTGAAAACGAGTGTCACGGGAGAAGTGACGTTAGTCGGAAAAGCGGACGGTGTGTATACGGAAACTGAGCGGACCCTTGCATCCATCTGTCAGACCATGCTGGGCTTTCAAGAAATCCATGTGGGAGACAGTTTCTTTGAGATGGGTGCTGACTCTATCGTTCTTATACAGGTTCATGCCCGGATTGATCAGCAGTTCCCTGGTCTGACCAAAGTCACCGATTTGTTTGCCAACTCCAATATAACCCGGCTGGCCCGATTTATGGATGAACAGTCTGAATCGAAGGCGCAGGATATGGAACAGGATTTGAAGCGTGTCATCGATCAGATGGAAAGCGGCGATGTGACGCTGCAGCAGGCGCTGAACAATCTGATTAACTTGTAA